The Leptolyngbya sp. FACHB-261 DNA window GGCAATGTTGGTTGCAGCCGCCCAAGCTGAAATCAAATCTCTGTTGTTGCTAGGGTATCACGGCAAGCTGATTAAGTTAGCGGCCGGCATCTTCCATACGCACCACAGTCTGGCTGATGCCAGGGCAGAAATTTTGACTGCTTACTGTGCCCTAGCCGGGTTACCGCCCACAGTTGTAGAGCAAGTGTTCAGGAGTGAAACGACTGATGCTGCCCTACTCTATCTACTCGAAGCCGTAGGACCGGAGCCAGTGCAGCAGATTTACGCGGCGCTGGCTGAGCAGGTCGATCAGCGAGCCGAAGCCTACATTCGTAAGCAGTCTGGACGCGCTCTCACGGTTGGCTCTCTGTTGTTTGACCGTCGCCGTCAGATCATCGTGTGCAGCGGTGCTGGCCAACAATTGCTGACCAAGTTGTTACCAAAAACTTCTAAATTTAGCACTCTCTTCTAAGCACTAAAGCAGCGGAGTAATTTATTAGTGATTAGAGTATTAAAGTGTTTAGCTTAGCTTCAATTTGATGTAAGACCTTTAATATCTGATTGCTTAAGCAGAAGTCTATCAACATCTTTATCTTTGCTGCTGCTCGTGGTTACTCAGTCGCGTCTACTAGCCATTTGTCTAGGTCCGACTCTAGCAATTCAACCGATACCGTCAAAGCCTGAGTAGCGGCACGATTGAAGCAGCAAGGATGGAGATCCAGAATGACCCTATCGGCCTCTGAGGGAACTAGTCTTTTACAGACCCTTTCCAGTCACTTAGCTAATGCTGTTGAGCAAGCCGGTCGCAGCGTCTTGATTGTCAATGGCCGCCAACGCATGTCCTCAAGTGGCATTCACTGGCGTCCGGGTTTAGTCATTACTGCTGACCACACGCTCAAGCGTGACGACGAAATTACCGTTACGCTACCCGACCAGCGCACCGTGCCTGTCACTCTGGTGGGCCGCGATGCCTCAACCGACTTAGCCTTATTGAAGTTTGACTCGGCAGATTCGCCAACTGCTGAACTCGGCGATGCGGCTCAGCTGCAAGTGGGCCAAATGGTTCTGGCTCTGGGGCGATCCGCAGACAGTGGCCTGAGTGCCAGTTGGGGAGTCGTTAGTTCGCTCGGCGGTGCTTGGCGAACTTGGGGTGGTGGCCAAATCGATCAGTTCGTGCGTCCAGATTTGGCGTTCTATCCTGGTTTTTCTGGCGGCCCCCTGGTTAATGCCCAAGGCCAAGTCGTTGGGCTCAACACTTTGGGGCTGGCCCGTAGATTAGGTTTAACCATTCCCTTAGCCACGATTGAGCGAGTTGTTGACCAACTGCTCAAAACCGGACACATTGCTCGTGGCTATCTGGGGGTGGGTATGCAGCCTGTGCGCTTGCCCAATAGCTTACAAAGTGAGCTGAAGCTCTCGGGCAGTGGCGGCGTGATTGTGGTGTCAGTTGAAGCAGGCAGCCCGGCTGAGCAAGCTGGGCTATTACTAGGCGACATTCTGATCACGCTAGATGGCAGCCGACTCAGCGATACCGGCGAAGTCATCGCGCTCCTGGGCCCCGATCAAGTGGGCAAAACCGTTAGTGTGCGCCTCATTCGAGGCGGTGCACCCCTAGACCTGGTAATCACGATCGGTGAGCGACAACGGAAGTAACCATGACTCATACACAACTGGAACTTACAACCGTTCAGGCTCACCTAACCCAAGCATTGGGCCTAGCAGCTGAGCAATTGCGTCGAGTCACAGTACGAGTGGGGAACGAAGGCAGTGGTGGCTCTGGGATCATCTGGCGAAGCGATGGCTTAGTCATCACCAATGCCCATGTCATTCGGGGTGTTCAAACCACGGTTCAACTTTGGGATGGGCGAAGCTTTACCGCTAAAGTCACCGCCCAAGATTCTCACTTAGACCTTGCAGCCCTGCAAATCGCAGCGGCAGATTTACCAGTGGCAACAATTGGCCAGGTAGACGCACTCCGAGTCGGCGATTTGGTGCTGGCTGTGGGCAATCCCTTGGGTCTGAAGGGTGCCATCGCCTTAGGAGTGGTCCAAGCCAAACCTGACCTAAGCCGATCTGCCTGGGTTCAAGCAGATATCCGTCTGGCCCCTGGCAACTCTGGTGGCCCCTTGGCCAATGCCCAAGGGGCAGTCATCGGTGTAAACACAATGATTGCTGACGGCCTAGCTCTAGCTGTCCCTAGCACCGTAGTAGAGCAGTTCTTAAGTGAATTACGCAGTGGAAATCGGCTGACCTTGGGCATCCAGGCACTGCCTGTGCAGGTAAGTTCGGGCCGCAAAGCCAGTTGGGGATTGTTGATCTTAGCGATTAGTCCTGGTAGTGCTACCGCTGCCGCAGATCTGCTAATTGGGGATGTACTGCTCGGTGTGGAGGGGCGGCGCTTCAGCAGCCCTAACGATCTAGTCAAGATCTTGCGGTCAACGAGCTTAGATACATCTCTACGAGTTGAACTGGCTCGCGCTGGTCAAACCCGAACCCATACCATTCATCCAGCTCATTCGGTAAGTCATGTGGCCACGGAGGCAGCGGTGTGACCCGCGTTCTGGTTGCGGCTGATTCGGTGGTGGTGAGAGCAGGGTTGGCAGCTGTGCTGAGCATGAGTTCGACCTCTACACCAGTCACGGTTGTAGACAGTGCCACTGGTGCAACCACTCTGGCCCAAACCATTGCTAACCTTCAGCCTGATGTTGTGGTGTGGGAGCTAGAGGCTCCGGATGATCAAGCCTTGTCTGCTCTAAGCAACCTGGATCTATCTGCTAGCGGTGCTCTGGCCATCGTCATCCTGGTTGAAGACCCTTCCGGTGCTTGGACTGCCGAGGCTATCCGTTCAGGGGTCAGGGCCGTGTTAGCGCCTGAGACTACGGCTAATGAACTGGTGGCAGCGGTTGAAGCGGCAGCAGCAGGACTTGTAGTCCTGCAAGCGGACTTGGCTGAGCTGTGGCTCAACGACCTGCCGCCCAGCCCACGTCCTAACCCAGTTCTCCTGCAGGCCTTAACGCCTCGCGAGATCGAGGTGCTGCAAATGCTAGCCGAAGGTTTGGGCAACAAAACCATTGCACGGCGTATGAGCATCTCAGAACACACAGTCAAATTCCATGTCAGTTCCATCTTCAACAAGCTCAATGCCTCCAGTCGAACTGAGGCAGTTACCCTCGGCGCTCGCCAGGGCTTAATTCTGCTATGACTTCTGAGTTCCAGGCTTAAACATCAAAGGTTAAATACCAAAGTTAGTGCCATTGGGACTCAACGCTAGCCTCAGCTCAGCCATCGGTTTAGCAGATCTAACAGACGCTGTGGCAGCGTAGGAGCTTCGATTTTGCCTGTACACTGCCATTTCTCGACTAAGCGATGGCCCAAAGGAGTCAGACGAAAGGCATCGGTAATTCCTTGCCCGTCTACTTCCCGGCGCAATACCCCTACGCGAATCAACCAGCTCAAATCATCCTCAGCCGCTAGTTCTGCCAGTGGGGTTTTGGTGTAGCGCTTTCTCACTCCCTGTTCGCCAACCACAGCTTTTAGGGGAACGCCTTGCTGACGCATGGCTTCAAAGAGGTCCAACCGAAAAGGTAGACATCGGGCCGCTCGCTCGGCCCGCTCAATCGTTCGAAAAGTGTACTGCATAGGCTCTAAGGCCAAGAGTGTAACTTTTTGTTGCTAGTTCTAGCCTACTGCCTTCAGAGACAGTCTGCTCGGTTCACCGGTTCAATTTGGCCAGTTCAGCCCAGCTTAGGCCAGCCAACCTCAGGCCATCTAAGCCTCAATCCAGACAGAAATTGAGGATAGCTTGCAGGCGCATGTGTGCATACTGAGGCAGATTGGCCCGGACAATCAGTGACAATCAGTACCCAGCATCTGCTTCTTTGCGCAAAAAACCCGCTATGGCATCGCTCGCTCTGGATCCCAAGGCCCCTCAAGGCCAAAGCCGCTTGCAACAGATCCTGACTGCCAGTCTGATGAACTCTCTAGATCTGGTGCAGCCCCGCAGTCTAGTCGTGAAGCAGCGCCAAGAACAGTTGCAAATTAAACTGTCCCTCACTGACCCGTCCATACCGGAGAAACAAGCCCGGCTGCAAAGCTTAGCCCTCACGCTCGAACAACAGCTGCATCGACTAAATTTGCTGGGAGTGTCCCAGGTCTGCCTTCAGTTTCTGCGCAATGGCGAGCTTGCTTGGGAGCATTCCTTTGGCTACAAGCTGCAAAATACTGCCGCGCCTAACATCGCTACAACCAAGGCCGCCCCTGCGCAATCTTCCCGTCAACCAGCTAGCACCCCTTCTAAAGGCAAGTTTCGACTTTGGCTCGAAAAGCAAGGTCGTATTCAGAAGGCGCGTCATCTAGCCAATCCAGTTGCGGCGGGTTTGGAAGATGCCGCTGTGCTTCTAGGCTTAGTGCTAGCTGTGTTGCTACTTCAGCAGGCTGGCACTCTGCTGCGCGATCCGCTGAAGAATTATCGGATTCAAGGCAGTAGTGATTTTATTGAAGGCGTCCGGCCAGAATCTGCTGGTGTTTCTGTACGCAATTATTTGGCAATTCAACGAGGCATGCGTTACGGGCGGGTCAAGCAAATACTAGGGGGCGAGGGCCTAGTGGTCAGTACAGCTTCACCCAATGCTCAAGGTTTGCAGCAAATGACCCTACTATGGCAAACGCCTCAGTCCGCGTCAGCCACGAAGCAAGGAGTGTCTGTAAGCGTCACGTTCTTGGGCTCTGAGGTGATTGACAAGTCCATGCAGCAGTTCAACCCTTGAATTGAGACCAAGTGGGTAGACAGCAGTCAGGTCGGGAGCTGCTCCAGCTAAGCCCAACCTGAGCTTTGTCCAGATATTGCTCGGGAACTTCTTGCTCTTGGGAACGTCTACTGAATTCAGTACGAAATTTGGGCCAGGCTGAATCTTGCATCTCAAGGTAGAGCCTCCACCGCAAAGAGGATGCCGATCCCAAGGTTTGTGCCGTAGCCGGTCAGTAGCCCAAAATTGTATTATTAGTAACCAGAATGAAGTCTTTATTCCTTCTTTTCTGCTTAAGGCCCTAGTTTAGGGGCTGATGCTCGAAGACCTAAAATATCTAGCTTTCAGTGTTATCACTGAACTGCTTCGGACCTAGGCAAATTTCTAATACTTTTATAGCTTACTAGACTTATGGAATAGCTCTTATGAGTTACACCATAAGTCGTTTCAGGGACAGAAAGAACTGTTCCTTAAGATACTCCCCAGCTAGTCAAAGTTCGGGATTAAATGAGCCTGTTATCAAAACGCTTTTAATGGAGTGCTCAACGGACTTTGACTAATTGCAGAAGGCATGCTAGCCTTCAAACAATTGTTCGGTTTCCCTCGATTCACCAGTCAAACCCTGATTAGTTGGCTGGAACCACCATAGTGAAAACGAGTGAAGCGGAATTGAACCCTATTTTTGTGATCGCCTACTTGCTTTCAATAGGTTAGGTTTTCACGATTAGCTTGTGTTTCAGGTTGATGGTCTTTGTTGAGCTAGTCGCATGACTTAATCACATATTGAGGTGCATAGAAGAGATGAGTTCCATAATTCACTCAGGTCAGATTGCTGAGCAAGAAGTGTGTGCTCTGGTAGAGAGTGCAGTTACAGATGGTGCACAAATCTATCTATTCGCAGATTCTCACTGCCCCTTGTTAGGTGCGTCTTGTTTTAACTGGGAGGGCTTACCCACCGGGCCTGCAGCAGGTGGCCAGGTAACCGTCACCATAGACGTGATGGAATTGCTATCGCAGTACTCGTTAACGGGAGTGCTTTGCATTGGGGTGCAACGACAAGAGCAACCGATGGGAGCGCCAGTGGTTGCTGTTCGACATAAGTCTGACCCTAACTTGTTGCTGCTCCTAGTTGACGATGGTTTACCCAAGCAATATATCCCCCGTGATGAGCTGTTTGATGGCTTTGAACGGTTATGGGAAAATTTGCGCTCCTATCTAATTAAGGTGGGGCTGATCCGAGCCCAATTGGCATCGGAGCGGTTGGCTGGCGTGTTCACCCTAATTGGAAATTATGTCGGTGGCGCGTACATGGTCTACCGGGCTCATGCAGAGCAGCTGGTGCCAACTGTACAGATCACCCACTCTCTAGGCTATTTCAAGGGCAAAACAGGCAAGGAACTCTCATCAGAAACCTATCAGCGTCGGCTTTCAATTGAGAAAGCTGGTCTGAATGCTGCTGACGTAGTCATCTGCTTGAGCCCAATGGAGCGCGAAGTTGTCAAGCGAGTTTACGGGCGTTCGCAGCCTTCGGCTCACACTCGCTGCGTGATCTGGGGTGTGCATCCTCAAAGTTTCTGCCGTCGCGATCGCACTCGTTCCCGGCAGAAGTTAGTGCAAGCGTTTCCAAAGCTGGCTCCTGCTTTTGGGGCCGACTTGGAACACTATGTCGTCTTCAGCTGGGGCAGAATTAACGATCCCCGCAAAGGTCTGCGCCACCTGCCAGAAGCGTTAGCAGACCTGCCCGAAAACGCTCACCTTGTGGTTGGTGGGCTGTACACCGAGGAAGATGGCGTAACTCTACGTCCTCACATCGCCGAAGTTTGGGCTCGGATCGAAGAGTTAGGGCTACAGGATCGCGTTCATTTCCTGGGCTTCCTCAACCCGGTTGAGCTGATGTACTGCATCAACGCAGCCAACATTGTTGTGATTCCTAGTGACCGAGAGCCTCAAGGACTGGTGGTCAACGAAGCTCGCTCCTGTGGAGCGTTAGTCTTGCGGACCAAGGTTGAAGGTTTGCAATATCTCGGCACTGCGCCGTTCACTTGCCTGGAGTTCGAACCTGGCGATGTTGAGACCATGCGGGACAAAATCCTTTGGGCTATTGAGAACCCGGACTTGGCCGCAGAAGTCGCTGATGCCGGTCGTACGGAAGTCCGCAACCGCTTCCTGTGGCACAAAGTGATCGACGATCTGGAACTGTACTTCGCTGAAGCCCGTACGGTCTGGTCTCGCTCACGCTCGGCTCTGGTTTCAGAGCGGGAGCGTTATGCTACTGCCTCAGTCGAGAAAACTGACAGGGTAGACCTGGTAGAGAGAGTATCCGAAGTTAGCCTACAAGTGCGTTAACCTAGCCCTGGTTAAGCTTCTAGTTGAGCTCTAGTTAAGTCCTAGTTGAGTTTTATCTGAACTAGGACTTAACGATTTGGAGCGGAATGAGCAGTGGTTTAGTGAAGGGACCCGAACCCTCAGATGGGCCTTCTCTAACCGCCGCTTACCGGTGGAATTAATACCAGCTCGTCACCATCTTGGAGGACTGTTTCTGGCTCAACAAACTGAAGATTCACGCCAAAACGGGTTAACTGACGCCACTGGGCAAGCTCCGGATACTGGGCAATTAGCTGGTCGCAAACTGCCGCTACCGAGGTTCCTTCCTGCAATTCCAGCAGCTGCTCCGGTTTGCCCAGTGCTTCTTGATAGGCAGCAAACAGCTTCAAAGTAACTTTCACAGCTTTAGCTGACGCTCCATGCGCTTGAAATCTTGCTCGATCTCTCCCCAGAGCTTGCGATTGTGGGGATCTGTTCGGAGAGCTTTTTTGAGATAGGCACGAGCTTGCCCGTACTGCTTACGATCCAGCAGACTTCTCGCCCAACGGTGATAGGCCAGCGCTTGCCACTGGTAAATATCAGAATCGTTAGGAAAACGCTCCGCTAAGCCCTCTGCTAAGCCAATTGCCTGCAACCACTTGTTTTGCTTCATCAAGCTATAGAGCTGGTTGAGCATGCGTAGCTTAAGGCGGCTATCCTCAGGCGAAAGAGTGGCTGGAGGCGCTGAAGAGGGTTTGCTATCTTGAGGAGCCTGCTCCTGAAAGTGGACGTGACTAGTGGGTGGCGCAGTCGTGGAGGGAGTTGGAGGTTGCGGACTAGGATCTGGAGAACTAGAAGTTGGGGAATAAGAAGCTGACGTGACGACTGGAGGCAGAGGCTTGAGTACAGTCAGCAAGGTTCGGTAGGCTAGAGCCACCCGTTTGAAGTGGGCCTCAGCACCTGGGTCGCCCGGATTGACGTCAGGGTGATAGCGTCGCGCTAACTGCCGATAGGCTAGCTTGATCTCCTGCTCTGTAGCTGTCGGGGCCACTTCCAGAATCTGGTAGAACTCGCTGAGGTCAAAGGACGGGTCCATAGCTCAAGGTCACGCTCTCTAAACGCAGCAAAAAAGTAGGCAGTAATCCTGCGGATCACTGCCTACCACCGTAAACCCATTAGGGGCACTACTGGGGTCGCTCCTCAATGACCCGGTCTACCAGACCGTATTCCTTCGCTTCCTCGGCCGACATGAAGTAGTCGCGGTCCATGTCGCGCTCGATTTTCTCGAGGGGTTTATTGGTCTTGTCAGCGTAGATTTGGTTGAGCTGGTGACGAATGCGAATGATTTCCCGAGCCTCGATCTCAATATCAGTGGCCTGGCCACGAGTGCCACCGGAAGGCTGGTGAATCATGATGCGAGAGTGGGGCAGGGCTAGGCGTTTGCCCTTGGTCCCAGCAGCCAACAGGAATGAGCCCATCGAGGCAGCTAAGCCCACACAGATGGTGGTCACATCTGACTTAATCAGTTGCATGGTGTCATAAATTGCCATGCCTGCCGTGACAGAACCACCTGGGCTGTTGATGTAAAGCGAGATATCCTTGCCTGGATCTTCAGAATCCAGATAAAGCATCACCGCAACCACCTGATTAGCAATTTCATCGTCGATTTCCTGCCCTAAGAAGATGATGCGTTCCCGGTAGAGCCGGTTGTAAATGTCAATCCACTGCGTAAACTGGTCCCCTGGCATTTTGTACGGGACCTTCGGTACTCCAATCGGCATGGCTGCTCCTCAGGGGTGGCTCTTAAACTCAAATAGCAGTGGCAGGTAAAGCAACGGGCAGATCCTTGCGGCTCGATAGCACCCGATCCACCAATCCATATTCCTTGGCTTCTTCGGCGTTCATATAAAAGAGCCGGTCGATATCGCGAGTGATCTTGTCCGGCGACTGCCCCGTGGTGTTCGCCAGAATCTCAACCATGGCTATTTTGTTCTCCAGAACCTCTTTTGCTCGGATCTGGATATCCGTGGCTTGACCTTGGGCATAGCTGCGCGGTTGGTGCAGAACAATGCTGGCGTTGGGCAGGCTAGCGCGATGCCCCTTAGTACCGCAAGACAGCAACATTGCTGACATGCCCATCGCCGTACCTATACAGATGGTGTTGATCTGAGGCTTGATATAGCGCATGGTGTCCGCAATTGCGAACGCCTCTGTTTCAAAACCAACCAGGCGGCCATCGTAATACGACATGCCCGTGGAATTGATGTAGATGTTGATCGGGGCCTCAGGATCGTCGTATTGCAGATAAAGCAGTTGAGCGATGATTAGCCGAGTAACATCGGGGAACAGGGGCATCCCCAGGTAAACAATGCGCTCCTTCAGCAGGAGTGAGGGTAGGTCCGGTGGGGGACTCCGGTAACCGCCCTCGGAGTAGGCAGAGTAAGCTGATCGAATGCCGCTATGCGGTGAGTCCATAAGGGTTACCAGTGCCTGTGCGAGGCGTCTCCTCTTTCTGAGTCTAGCTCAAAGCTGATTTCTGGCCCGGTCAGGGGCACTGGCACGACGATTTCTTCGTTTCCTTAAAGGAAACTCGGTTTGCGTTAATATTAGTTAACACAGCTAAGATGGATCAAAAGCCTGATTCTCGAACGGAGGGTGGAACCCGGTGAACAAGCGGTGGAGAAATGCAGGGCTCTACGCGTTGCTAGCGATCGTCGTGGTCGCGCTGGCAACTGCGTTTTTTGATAGTCAGCCCCAGCAAGTCCCTCAGTGGCGCTATAGCAAATTGATTGAAGAAGTTCGGCGCAACAACGTAGAGCGGGTGCGCCTGAACCAGGACAAGAGTGTTGCCGAGGTGACCACCCAAGATGGCAGCAAAGTCCAAGTGTACCTGCCCAGCGACCCCAATCTGCTCAGCTTCCTAAATGAGCACAATGTCGACATTGCGGTTGCACCTCAGAACGACGAGGGCTTTACGGTCCTGCGAGCGCTGAGTGGGCTGCTAGTACCAGTACTGTTGCTGGTGGGCTTGTTCTTCTTGCTGCGGCGTGCCCAGGCAGGCCCAGGCAACCAGGCCATGAACTTTGGTAAGTCCAAAGCTCGCGTTCAGATGGAGCCGCAGACCCAAGTCACATTTGGTGACGTGGCAGGCATTGAGCAGGCCAAGCTGGAACTCAACGAAGTCGTTGACTTCCTCAAAAATGCTGACCGCTTTACAGCCGTTGGCGCCAAAATCCCTAAGGGTGTGCTGCTGGTGGGCCCTCCAGGTACTGGTAAGACCTTGCTGGCTCGTGCCGTTGCGGGTGAAGCGGGTGTCCCCTTCTTCAGCATCTCTGGCTCCGAGTTTGTAGAGATGTTTGTGGGCGTCGGTGCCTCCCGCGTTCGTGACTTGTTTGAGCAAGCCAAGTCCAACGCACCTTGCATTGTGTTCATCGATGAAATCGACGCAGTCGGCCGTCAACGCGGTGCTGGTCTCGGCGGTGGCAACGATGAACGGGAGCAGACCCTCAACCAACTCTTGACCGAGATGGATGGCTTTGAGGGCAACACGGGGATCATCATCATCGCTGCGACTAACCGTCCTGACGTGCTGGATGCAGCGCTGCTGCGCCCAGGCCGCTTTGACCGGCAAGTCGTTGTGGATCGCCCTGACTACGCAGGTCGTCTAGAGATCCTCAAGGTCCATGCCCGCGGTAAGACGCTGGCTGGCGACGTGGATCTCGAAAAGATCGCTCGTCGTACGCCTGGCTTCACTGGAGCTGACTTGTCTAACCTGCTCAATGAAGCGGCAATTCTAGCGGCCCGCCGCAACCTGACTGAGATCTCAATGGATGAGATCAACGACGCTGTCGATCGGGTCTTGGCTGGTCCTGAGAAGAAAGATCGGGTGATGAGCGAACGACGCAAGACGCTTGTGGCCTATCACGAAGCGGGTCATGCTCTCGTTGGTGCCTTGATGCCCGACTACGACCCAGTGCAGAAGATCAGCATCATTCCACGTGGCCGTGCTGGTGGTTTGACCTGGTTCACACCTTCTGAAGAGCGGATGGATTCCGGGCTTTACTCCCGCTCCTATTTGCAAAATCAGATGGCCGTTGCGCTAGGTGGTCGCATCGCGGAGGAAGTGATCTTCGGCGAACAAGAAGTCACGACAGGTGCTTCTAATGACCTGCAACAGGTGGCTCGTGTGGCCCGACAAATGGTGACACGCTTTGGCATGAGTGACCGCTTAGGCCCTGTAGCTCTGGGTCGTCAGAACGGCAACATGTTCCTGGGTCGCGACATCGCAGCCGAGCGTGACTTCTCTGAAGAGACTGCGGCTGCTGTTGATGATGAAGTACGCAACTTGGTTGATCAGGCTTATCGCCGCGCTAAGGACGTGCTTGTGCAGAACCGTCACATCCTCGACAAGCTGGCTGAGATGCTAGTGGAAAAGGAAACGGTGGATGCTGAAGAGCTGCAGGAAGTGTTGAACAACAACGATGTTCACATCGCAGCAATTGCCTAGTCTGATGGCCTAGACATCACCTAAACAGGGTTGGGGGCACTACTTTCCCCAATTCCCCTCCCCTAGCCCCCACCCTCAGTGGGGGCTATTTTTTTGTGATAAGTTCTCAGGAAGGACGGGCTCACAACGCCAAGGGGGCAATTGTGCTGGAAGATTTGGCAAAGCCCAACTGCCCAACTTGCAAGGGTTTAGGGCTTTATAAGGTTAGTGTTGAACTAAATACCTACGACCGCTGCGCCTGCGTTCTAGAAGCGTTGAAGAAGCGCCGCAGCGAGCGCATGCTGCAAGATGCGGGGATGAGTCAGGACCTGACGGCGATGACCTTTGAGAGCTTTCAGGTCGCCTGTACGGCCCAGCGCAATTTCCTATCGCGGACTCAAGCTTGGATCGAGCAGCCGCTTGGAACCCTGATTTTCTGTGGCAGCAACGGCTGTGGTAAGACTCATTTGGCTCGGGCTGCACTCAATACCTGGCTAGCTTCGGGGCGATCGGGTGGCTTGATCAATCTGCCCTATTTCTTCGGTCGCGTGCGAGCCAGCTACGCTCAGGAGGAAACACCTGATCTGATGGCCCTGACAGCAAATGCTGAACTGTTAGTCATTGATGAATTGGGTACGGAGTACCACGGGCGCACAGACTGGGCTAAAGCTGCCGTCTATGAGCTGATCAATTTTCGTTACTCTGCAGATTTGCCGACTATCATCACTACCAACTTGGGTAGCCGGAATGGTAAAGCTGACCGTGGCACCTTAGAAAAAGACCTCAACCGGCTCTATTCTCTGGAATATTCGAATGCGATCACCAGCCGTTTGCTCGATCGGGGTAAGACGGAAATTCTGTTCTTCAATAGCATTCCTGATTACCGATTGTTGGGCTTGACAGAAGCCAGTCCTTGATAGTCTGCCCTTGACAGGCCCTGTTAAGTTTTCCAGACAGTTCTTGTCTGTGCGCTAAGGCTTAGCATCACAACCAATCCACTTATCAACTTTGGGAGGTTTGTAGTTTTCTAGTTGGTTAAGCAAAATTTCAGGCTCAGTTGCCTGGAGTACCAGGGTGAGCAGAGCAGGTTTCAAAAATTGCTCGGTTGTTGCCTGGTCGAATAGTTGGAGCAGTGGATCGTAATAGCCCTCGACATTGAGTAATCCCTGGGGTTTTTGGTGCAACCCTAGCTGAGCCCAGG harbors:
- a CDS encoding ATP-dependent Clp protease proteolytic subunit; its protein translation is MDSPHSGIRSAYSAYSEGGYRSPPPDLPSLLLKERIVYLGMPLFPDVTRLIIAQLLYLQYDDPEAPINIYINSTGMSYYDGRLVGFETEAFAIADTMRYIKPQINTICIGTAMGMSAMLLSCGTKGHRASLPNASIVLHQPRSYAQGQATDIQIRAKEVLENKIAMVEILANTTGQSPDKITRDIDRLFYMNAEEAKEYGLVDRVLSSRKDLPVALPATAI
- a CDS encoding S1C family serine protease encodes the protein MTLSASEGTSLLQTLSSHLANAVEQAGRSVLIVNGRQRMSSSGIHWRPGLVITADHTLKRDDEITVTLPDQRTVPVTLVGRDASTDLALLKFDSADSPTAELGDAAQLQVGQMVLALGRSADSGLSASWGVVSSLGGAWRTWGGGQIDQFVRPDLAFYPGFSGGPLVNAQGQVVGLNTLGLARRLGLTIPLATIERVVDQLLKTGHIARGYLGVGMQPVRLPNSLQSELKLSGSGGVIVVSVEAGSPAEQAGLLLGDILITLDGSRLSDTGEVIALLGPDQVGKTVSVRLIRGGAPLDLVITIGERQRK
- a CDS encoding S1C family serine protease, translating into MTHTQLELTTVQAHLTQALGLAAEQLRRVTVRVGNEGSGGSGIIWRSDGLVITNAHVIRGVQTTVQLWDGRSFTAKVTAQDSHLDLAALQIAAADLPVATIGQVDALRVGDLVLAVGNPLGLKGAIALGVVQAKPDLSRSAWVQADIRLAPGNSGGPLANAQGAVIGVNTMIADGLALAVPSTVVEQFLSELRSGNRLTLGIQALPVQVSSGRKASWGLLILAISPGSATAAADLLIGDVLLGVEGRRFSSPNDLVKILRSTSLDTSLRVELARAGQTRTHTIHPAHSVSHVATEAAV
- a CDS encoding response regulator transcription factor: MTRVLVAADSVVVRAGLAAVLSMSSTSTPVTVVDSATGATTLAQTIANLQPDVVVWELEAPDDQALSALSNLDLSASGALAIVILVEDPSGAWTAEAIRSGVRAVLAPETTANELVAAVEAAAAGLVVLQADLAELWLNDLPPSPRPNPVLLQALTPREIEVLQMLAEGLGNKTIARRMSISEHTVKFHVSSIFNKLNASSRTEAVTLGARQGLILL
- a CDS encoding MoaD/ThiS family protein — translated: MKVTLKLFAAYQEALGKPEQLLELQEGTSVAAVCDQLIAQYPELAQWRQLTRFGVNLQFVEPETVLQDGDELVLIPPVSGG
- a CDS encoding ATP-dependent Clp protease proteolytic subunit is translated as MPIGVPKVPYKMPGDQFTQWIDIYNRLYRERIIFLGQEIDDEIANQVVAVMLYLDSEDPGKDISLYINSPGGSVTAGMAIYDTMQLIKSDVTTICVGLAASMGSFLLAAGTKGKRLALPHSRIMIHQPSGGTRGQATDIEIEAREIIRIRHQLNQIYADKTNKPLEKIERDMDRDYFMSAEEAKEYGLVDRVIEERPQ
- a CDS encoding DnaJ domain-containing protein, with the translated sequence MDPSFDLSEFYQILEVAPTATEQEIKLAYRQLARRYHPDVNPGDPGAEAHFKRVALAYRTLLTVLKPLPPVVTSASYSPTSSSPDPSPQPPTPSTTAPPTSHVHFQEQAPQDSKPSSAPPATLSPEDSRLKLRMLNQLYSLMKQNKWLQAIGLAEGLAERFPNDSDIYQWQALAYHRWARSLLDRKQYGQARAYLKKALRTDPHNRKLWGEIEQDFKRMERQLKL
- a CDS encoding Npun_F0494 family protein; translation: MQYTFRTIERAERAARCLPFRLDLFEAMRQQGVPLKAVVGEQGVRKRYTKTPLAELAAEDDLSWLIRVGVLRREVDGQGITDAFRLTPLGHRLVEKWQCTGKIEAPTLPQRLLDLLNRWLS
- a CDS encoding glycosyltransferase family 4 protein — translated: MSSIIHSGQIAEQEVCALVESAVTDGAQIYLFADSHCPLLGASCFNWEGLPTGPAAGGQVTVTIDVMELLSQYSLTGVLCIGVQRQEQPMGAPVVAVRHKSDPNLLLLLVDDGLPKQYIPRDELFDGFERLWENLRSYLIKVGLIRAQLASERLAGVFTLIGNYVGGAYMVYRAHAEQLVPTVQITHSLGYFKGKTGKELSSETYQRRLSIEKAGLNAADVVICLSPMEREVVKRVYGRSQPSAHTRCVIWGVHPQSFCRRDRTRSRQKLVQAFPKLAPAFGADLEHYVVFSWGRINDPRKGLRHLPEALADLPENAHLVVGGLYTEEDGVTLRPHIAEVWARIEELGLQDRVHFLGFLNPVELMYCINAANIVVIPSDREPQGLVVNEARSCGALVLRTKVEGLQYLGTAPFTCLEFEPGDVETMRDKILWAIENPDLAAEVADAGRTEVRNRFLWHKVIDDLELYFAEARTVWSRSRSALVSERERYATASVEKTDRVDLVERVSEVSLQVR